Proteins from a single region of Candidatus Saccharibacteria bacterium:
- the rsmD gene encoding 16S rRNA (guanine(966)-N(2))-methyltransferase RsmD — MNVRIISGTYGGRKIEAPDNSRTHPMSERIRNAIFNSIGSEIKNARVLDAFAGTGAIGLEAISRGASAAVFIEKDRIAQKILAKNITSLGAENQTSIVRTTVSNWVDTSGADEFDIIFADPPYHDPQFSTVSKLFGLLKVGGLMVLSHPGRGEEPTKPGVVVVDNRSYGNAFLTLYRRES, encoded by the coding sequence ATGAATGTCCGGATTATTAGTGGAACATACGGCGGCCGCAAAATTGAAGCACCAGATAACTCGCGCACTCACCCTATGAGTGAGCGCATTCGTAATGCAATCTTTAACAGTATCGGAAGCGAGATCAAGAACGCTCGGGTGCTCGATGCATTCGCCGGTACTGGCGCAATCGGCCTAGAGGCAATAAGCCGTGGTGCTAGCGCGGCGGTTTTTATTGAGAAAGATCGCATCGCTCAAAAAATCTTGGCAAAAAATATTACCTCGCTTGGAGCCGAAAATCAGACGTCTATTGTGCGGACAACGGTAAGCAATTGGGTTGATACGTCGGGTGCAGATGAGTTTGATATAATTTTTGCCGATCCGCCATACCACGACCCGCAGTTTTCCACAGTTTCGAAACTTTTTGGTCTATTAAAAGTAGGGGGTCTTATGGTATTATCACACCCAGGTAGGGGTGAGGAACCGACCAAACCAGGAGTTGTTGTGGTGGACAATCGTAGTTATGGAAACGCATTTCTCACCCTCTACCGCCGAGAAAGTTAG
- a CDS encoding FAD-binding oxidoreductase, giving the protein MSKVASYLQEHILGEVTTNPAILKAMSRDGSVLQVMPEMVIYPRTTNDIRKVARFAWQLAEKGHTLPLTARGNGADETGGAIGKGIIISLPAHMNRIFELDPKQKLVRVQPGVNASALHEALMLQGIGIPALPSSALYSTIGGAVANNASGPLSGKYGSVGDWTHQLEVVLATGDVLQTGRISKKELNKRKGMGTFEGEIYRNLDNLIEDNKQLIDEHLGSEIRDNVGYAAVARVKQKDGSFDLTPLFAGSQGTLGIISEMIMKGEFMSIHTGIAVAAFNDDHAARDALDQLRRLEPAFLEYYEGDLFKMAAAEGRTYSFNKDLEAEPSAVVVVGFDDFNERARHKKLKKIEKVLNAYATVAVADGEDVSELMAVRGVTAFSHVPAAKDASAPAIVDGAFVPNERFEDFSAAVHALAEKMDVALPLQYRALDGIVCARPVLHLNKVGDKQKIFKLLDEYGSLVDHHGGHMIGEDGEGRLKAKFAYKALDPKIIELFESIKGIFDPYGILNPGVKQEAEVRQLVPQLRSDFDIASIADYVPHS; this is encoded by the coding sequence ATGAGTAAGGTTGCATCGTATTTGCAAGAGCATATCCTGGGTGAGGTAACAACAAATCCTGCGATATTAAAAGCCATGAGCCGCGACGGTAGCGTTCTTCAGGTTATGCCTGAAATGGTAATTTACCCACGCACGACAAATGATATTCGTAAAGTCGCTCGTTTTGCGTGGCAGTTGGCCGAAAAAGGGCACACACTTCCGCTTACCGCTCGTGGTAATGGCGCCGATGAAACCGGTGGTGCTATTGGTAAAGGCATCATTATCTCTCTTCCTGCTCACATGAACCGTATCTTTGAACTCGATCCAAAACAAAAACTTGTTCGTGTTCAGCCGGGTGTCAATGCAAGTGCGCTTCACGAAGCTCTTATGCTTCAAGGTATCGGAATCCCCGCTCTTCCAAGTTCGGCGCTCTATAGCACTATCGGTGGCGCTGTCGCTAACAATGCTAGTGGACCTTTGTCGGGCAAGTACGGTTCGGTTGGCGATTGGACACATCAGCTAGAAGTAGTGCTTGCGACAGGTGATGTTCTTCAAACTGGTCGTATTAGTAAAAAAGAACTAAACAAGCGCAAAGGCATGGGGACATTCGAGGGCGAAATCTACCGTAATCTCGACAATCTTATAGAGGACAATAAACAGCTCATAGACGAGCATCTAGGCTCTGAAATTCGTGACAATGTTGGATATGCGGCTGTTGCTCGGGTAAAGCAAAAGGATGGTTCGTTTGATCTTACACCTCTTTTTGCAGGCAGTCAGGGGACGCTCGGTATTATATCCGAGATGATCATGAAGGGTGAATTCATGAGTATTCACACGGGTATTGCGGTTGCGGCGTTTAATGACGACCACGCGGCCCGCGATGCGCTTGATCAGCTGCGACGTCTTGAGCCGGCTTTCCTCGAATATTACGAAGGCGACCTGTTTAAAATGGCTGCTGCCGAGGGGCGTACGTATAGCTTTAATAAAGACCTAGAAGCCGAGCCTAGCGCGGTGGTTGTTGTAGGGTTCGACGATTTCAACGAACGTGCGCGCCACAAAAAGCTTAAAAAGATCGAGAAAGTTTTAAATGCCTACGCAACGGTAGCGGTTGCCGATGGCGAGGATGTAAGCGAGCTTATGGCGGTTCGCGGCGTTACGGCGTTCTCGCATGTGCCAGCCGCCAAAGATGCCTCGGCGCCAGCTATTGTTGATGGTGCGTTTGTTCCGAACGAACGATTCGAAGATTTTAGCGCTGCTGTTCATGCGCTTGCTGAAAAAATGGATGTCGCGTTGCCGTTGCAGTACCGCGCCCTCGATGGTATTGTGTGTGCTCGCCCGGTACTTCATTTGAACAAGGTGGGCGATAAGCAAAAGATATTTAAGCTTCTCGACGAATACGGCTCGCTCGTTGATCACCATGGTGGTCATATGATTGGCGAAGATGGCGAGGGGCGTCTTAAAGCGAAGTTTGCTTACAAAGCACTCGATCCGAAGATCATTGAGTTGTTTGAATCTATCAAGGGTATTTTCGACCCATACGGCATTTTAAACCCTGGCGTCAAGCAAGAAGCCGAAGTGCGCCAGCTTGTTCCACAGCTTCGATCAGACTTCGACATTGCGTCGATCGCCGACTACGTTCCACATAGTTAA
- a CDS encoding TrmH family RNA methyltransferase has protein sequence MNEPQVGVGPHEQPWPSDPRYDKELLASGDRRNVEDKYRYWTVEAIKADLAAHRSDLHIAIENWQHDMNIGTIVRNANAFNVAAVHIIGRRHWNRRGAMVTDRYLDIVHHPTVDDFMQAMGDRHIIAVDNLSGATPLAQAVLPKHSVLVFGGEGPGLSKEMQNAAEQMVMIEQFGSTRSVNVGVASGIVLYAWMQQHVLA, from the coding sequence ATGAATGAACCTCAGGTAGGCGTTGGGCCCCACGAACAGCCATGGCCAAGCGATCCGCGATACGACAAAGAGCTTCTTGCAAGTGGCGATCGGCGTAATGTCGAAGATAAATACCGCTACTGGACAGTAGAGGCGATTAAAGCTGATTTGGCCGCTCATCGTTCAGATCTTCATATTGCTATTGAAAACTGGCAACACGACATGAATATTGGCACGATCGTGCGCAATGCCAATGCGTTTAATGTGGCGGCCGTTCATATTATTGGGCGACGTCACTGGAACAGGCGCGGCGCAATGGTCACCGATCGCTACCTCGATATTGTCCACCACCCAACGGTTGATGATTTCATGCAGGCTATGGGCGACCGTCATATTATTGCAGTCGATAATCTTTCGGGTGCGACTCCGCTTGCACAAGCAGTACTGCCAAAACATTCTGTATTAGTCTTTGGTGGGGAAGGGCCTGGCCTCAGCAAGGAAATGCAAAACGCAGCCGAGCAAATGGTAATGATTGAGCAATTTGGTAGCACTCGCTCGGTAAATGTCGGTGTTGCATCGGGAATTGTGCTGTATGCCTGGATGCAGCAACACGTGCTTGCTTAG
- a CDS encoding histidine--tRNA ligase translates to MKKSISLQSEDKNATITPMSTLSSQPYKGTRDYYPSDKRVQNYIFSNWKRTARSFGYEEYGAPLLEPLEVYAAKSGQELAGEQTYTFMDRGNRQVAIRPEMTPSISRMVAARRQEMAYPARLFSIANFMRYERPQRGREREFWQLNVDIFGVDTVLAEAEIIAMGSQFLKSFGATDDMFKIKVNNRKVIDYMMAQYLGLDAVQAQLMIKLFDRKSKIAHGDFRDQAVEIFGDAMAPEGLKKISALLAAKNMAELPESIRESSAVKEVQELFTQLEHAGVKNAIFDITLMRGLDYYTGTVFEFFDTHEDNNRSLFGGGRYDGLVGLFGAEPISAVGMAPGLTMTELFLQVHDLVPKITSTTEVYIVVLGDALKGASKLAADLRAEGVNAELDITGRKLDKQLKTAVKKDIPFIIFVGDDELQSEIYPFKDTASSDEQKLSFERIVSSVKDRRRAHLDDLDEFFD, encoded by the coding sequence ATGAAAAAGAGCATAAGCTTGCAATCTGAAGATAAAAATGCAACAATAACCCCTATGAGTACGTTATCATCCCAACCCTACAAAGGCACTCGAGATTACTACCCGAGCGATAAGCGCGTCCAGAATTATATTTTCTCAAACTGGAAACGCACAGCCCGAAGTTTTGGGTACGAGGAATACGGCGCACCACTCCTTGAGCCGCTAGAGGTTTATGCGGCGAAGTCTGGCCAGGAATTAGCCGGTGAACAAACCTATACGTTTATGGATCGCGGCAACCGTCAGGTGGCGATTCGCCCCGAAATGACCCCTAGTATTAGCCGTATGGTGGCTGCGCGTCGCCAAGAAATGGCGTACCCCGCCAGGTTGTTCTCGATCGCAAACTTTATGCGCTACGAACGCCCGCAGCGTGGCCGCGAGCGAGAGTTTTGGCAGCTGAACGTTGATATTTTTGGTGTCGATACGGTTCTTGCCGAGGCCGAAATTATTGCTATGGGTTCACAGTTCCTAAAGTCATTTGGCGCAACCGACGACATGTTTAAAATCAAGGTGAATAACCGCAAGGTTATCGACTACATGATGGCGCAGTACCTAGGGCTCGATGCCGTTCAGGCGCAGCTGATGATCAAGCTGTTCGATCGAAAGAGCAAAATTGCACACGGTGATTTTCGTGATCAGGCAGTTGAAATCTTTGGCGATGCAATGGCGCCGGAAGGCCTTAAAAAGATTTCGGCACTGTTAGCGGCTAAAAATATGGCGGAACTGCCCGAATCTATTCGCGAAAGTAGCGCCGTAAAAGAGGTGCAAGAACTCTTTACGCAGCTAGAGCACGCTGGTGTTAAGAACGCTATCTTTGACATTACCCTCATGCGCGGCCTCGACTACTATACGGGCACCGTGTTTGAGTTCTTCGACACGCACGAAGATAACAACCGGTCATTATTTGGTGGTGGTCGCTACGATGGCCTCGTTGGTTTATTCGGTGCCGAGCCTATCTCTGCCGTTGGTATGGCTCCAGGTCTTACTATGACCGAACTATTTTTGCAGGTACACGACCTTGTTCCTAAGATTACCTCTACAACAGAGGTGTATATAGTTGTGTTAGGTGACGCTCTAAAAGGTGCTTCAAAACTTGCTGCCGACTTACGTGCAGAAGGTGTTAACGCAGAGCTCGATATTACTGGTCGCAAGCTCGACAAGCAGCTAAAAACGGCAGTTAAAAAAGATATTCCATTTATTATTTTCGTTGGCGACGACGAACTTCAGAGTGAAATCTATCCATTCAAGGATACTGCATCTAGCGATGAGCAAAAACTTAGTTTCGAGCGAATCGTAAGTAGTGTAAAAGATCGCCGTCGTGCACACCTCGACGACCTCGATGAATTTTTTGATTAA
- the tig gene encoding trigger factor has translation MKTTVKNLSETKVELTISLDKDDLKAAEQVAITKLAKTVKAPGFRKGKVPASVAVKHIDPEMLGQQTLEDALSKAVAESYMNENIQALDRPAVEIKKYVPGSELEFTAEAEILPKVTLGDYKKLKATTKKATVTAKEVDEVIERMRAGFAEKVEVERPARDGDEVVIDFVGKKDDIAFDGGTGTDYSLTLGSKSFIPGFEEGIVGKKIGETFDLPLEFPKDYHVADLKGAKVVFTTTLKGIKEVVMPEVNDEFAAKAGPFKTVAELTADIKRELAAQKEREAGEKLKDDLVKQLVEVSKVPVPEVLAKDQAESIERDMTQNLMYQGLTLDQYLDNKGFESKEKWLETEVKEAAEKRVQAGLVLAELSKVEKIQATEKELDEHVELYKKQYANNPRMVEQFSTPEARRDIANRLLTEKTVDRLVELNTK, from the coding sequence ATGAAGACCACTGTAAAAAACCTATCAGAGACAAAGGTCGAGCTGACTATCAGTCTCGACAAAGACGACCTAAAGGCAGCGGAACAAGTTGCTATTACTAAACTTGCTAAAACAGTAAAAGCGCCCGGCTTCCGCAAGGGCAAAGTGCCTGCGAGCGTCGCCGTAAAGCATATCGACCCTGAAATGCTTGGCCAGCAAACACTCGAAGACGCGCTATCAAAAGCCGTTGCCGAAAGCTACATGAACGAAAACATTCAGGCGCTTGATCGCCCGGCTGTTGAAATTAAAAAATATGTTCCAGGAAGCGAACTAGAGTTTACTGCCGAAGCAGAGATTCTACCAAAAGTGACCCTTGGTGACTACAAAAAACTAAAGGCTACTACTAAAAAAGCGACCGTTACTGCAAAAGAAGTCGACGAAGTGATCGAGCGTATGCGCGCTGGCTTTGCCGAAAAAGTCGAAGTAGAACGCCCAGCCCGCGACGGTGACGAAGTTGTTATTGATTTTGTTGGCAAGAAAGACGACATTGCTTTTGATGGTGGCACTGGCACTGATTACAGCCTTACGCTAGGAAGCAAATCATTTATTCCTGGCTTCGAAGAGGGGATTGTCGGCAAAAAGATTGGCGAGACCTTCGACCTTCCGTTGGAGTTTCCTAAAGACTACCACGTTGCGGATCTTAAGGGCGCTAAAGTGGTCTTTACGACTACCCTAAAGGGCATCAAAGAAGTTGTTATGCCAGAGGTGAACGATGAGTTTGCTGCCAAGGCTGGCCCATTTAAGACTGTGGCAGAGCTAACTGCCGATATCAAGCGCGAGCTTGCTGCGCAAAAAGAGCGTGAAGCTGGCGAAAAGCTAAAAGATGATCTTGTAAAGCAGCTTGTTGAAGTAAGTAAGGTGCCTGTGCCAGAGGTTCTTGCTAAAGATCAGGCCGAATCTATCGAGCGTGATATGACCCAAAACCTTATGTACCAAGGTTTGACGCTCGATCAGTACCTCGATAACAAAGGCTTCGAAAGCAAAGAAAAGTGGCTTGAAACCGAAGTGAAAGAAGCAGCTGAAAAGCGCGTCCAAGCTGGCCTAGTTCTTGCAGAGCTAAGTAAGGTTGAAAAGATTCAGGCTACCGAGAAAGAGCTCGATGAGCATGTTGAACTGTACAAAAAGCAATACGCAAACAACCCTCGTATGGTAGAGCAGTTCTCTACGCCAGAGGCGCGTCGCGATATCGCGAATCGCCTTCTTACCGAGAAGACGGTTGATCGCCTTGTAGAGCTCAACACCAAGTAG
- a CDS encoding ATP-dependent Clp protease proteolytic subunit, which produces MNKPSNYLVPTVIEKTHDGERAFDIYSRLLNERIIFLGEDVNEQTANIVVAQLLHLAYDDPKKDIKLYINSPGGSVYDGMAIYDTIQFISPDVQTIGIGLQASMGAFLLSSGTKGKRFALPNSRIMIHQPSSGTQGKVTDQEITLRESIFIKKHLNEIMAKNTGQKLSKIEKDADRDFWMSAKEAVEYGLIDEVIEKVQK; this is translated from the coding sequence ATGAACAAGCCAAGCAATTATCTTGTACCAACGGTTATCGAAAAAACACACGATGGAGAGCGTGCGTTCGACATCTACAGCCGCCTTCTCAACGAACGTATTATTTTTCTCGGTGAGGATGTCAACGAGCAGACGGCAAATATTGTTGTTGCGCAGCTGCTTCATCTTGCCTACGATGATCCTAAAAAGGATATCAAGCTATATATAAACAGCCCTGGCGGCAGCGTATACGACGGCATGGCGATTTACGACACTATTCAATTTATTAGCCCCGATGTCCAGACGATTGGCATTGGATTGCAGGCGAGCATGGGTGCGTTCCTCCTTAGTAGTGGCACGAAGGGTAAGCGCTTTGCACTACCAAACAGCCGTATCATGATTCACCAGCCTTCTAGCGGTACGCAGGGTAAGGTAACTGATCAAGAGATTACACTGCGCGAGAGTATTTTTATAAAGAAGCACCTCAACGAGATAATGGCCAAAAACACTGGCCAGAAGCTCTCCAAGATCGAAAAAGACGCTGACCGCGACTTTTGGATGAGCGCCAAAGAGGCTGTCGAGTATGGTCTGATCGACGAAGTTATCGAAAAAGTACAGAAATAA
- a CDS encoding helix-turn-helix domain-containing protein gives MNNKQRLQEQLAKLNISNDEAKLYIELLEKPNTHLQLARATGVNRTKVYRLIEQLEKRGLVSRRTDDRGTFLVANDPNALEISLVVQEEKLRYQRNILSDIIPSLRSHFKDPKNPFTIQTYEGPEGLRQMQWHELQTKGDLLVFGNSTIEDMVADHYWAEKMRCRTAERGYRTREIYNEPNRLPDFTSNQEFLALYEARRVPEESLPVATPMVIYNNTVAIYQFTGEKRVGVEIVNEGFARTMRSIFELYWQSAEKIE, from the coding sequence ATGAACAACAAGCAACGTCTACAAGAGCAGCTAGCAAAACTTAACATCTCAAACGATGAGGCGAAACTATATATTGAGTTGCTTGAGAAGCCGAACACACATCTGCAGCTTGCACGAGCCACGGGCGTTAATCGTACTAAAGTCTATCGACTCATCGAACAACTTGAAAAACGAGGTCTTGTGTCGCGTCGAACAGATGACCGAGGAACATTTTTAGTGGCGAACGATCCGAACGCGCTAGAGATTAGTTTGGTTGTCCAAGAAGAAAAGCTGAGATATCAGCGGAATATCCTTAGTGATATAATTCCTTCGCTTCGCTCACACTTTAAAGATCCTAAGAATCCATTTACTATTCAAACGTACGAGGGCCCCGAGGGGTTACGGCAAATGCAGTGGCATGAACTGCAAACAAAGGGCGACCTGTTAGTATTTGGTAACTCGACGATCGAAGATATGGTAGCGGATCATTACTGGGCGGAAAAAATGAGATGTCGAACGGCGGAACGTGGCTATAGGACTCGTGAAATCTATAATGAGCCGAATAGACTGCCGGACTTCACGTCTAACCAGGAGTTTCTTGCGCTTTATGAGGCGCGTCGTGTGCCAGAAGAAAGCCTTCCCGTCGCGACGCCTATGGTTATTTACAATAACACCGTGGCAATTTATCAGTTTACCGGGGAAAAGCGTGTTGGCGTAGAGATTGTAAACGAAGGGTTTGCGCGAACGATGCGTAGTATTTTCGAGCTTTATTGGCAGTCTGCTGAAAAAATAGAATAA